From one Dermacentor variabilis isolate Ectoservices chromosome 3, ASM5094787v1, whole genome shotgun sequence genomic stretch:
- the LOC142574752 gene encoding solute carrier family 2, facilitated glucose transporter member 8-like: MQGATHHLVLTLGVLYAHVIGHFLDWAWLALCCAPSALLLLLLACCLLVESPRWLLYRHRRQRALAALLSVRSPGYEAETEVEFEAISAIFPIYNTPPAHYLLAVLVMGVQQLSGTNCILLSTTDLAPRQESMDSLVILVLIQCLAASTAVPFLDVAGRRKLLVFSVIVCSGSLVTLGVVYNNSFPTAKSGSEIITADPSALVAPLATASTVYESSPMTFAIQAVFVAGYSAGLGPVPWILAAELTPLRGSGMELGSVCATNWAALVVSANFFSTSGTMQRLAITLWVYSGLTVTSGLLFLTLLPETARASIEDVLLIGQKVQHHHHHHKGTRPGSDAKAPPSEAHEQATASKRDVVPTAHAVQQPVAAVTAPSGHPSRAPSAEKQRPRQPVATGASSVASRRSTASKSSVASKHAASSVGSQKSQQ, encoded by the exons ATGCAGGGAGCGACGCACCATTTGGTCCTCACACTGGGCGTGCTGTACGCGCACGTGATCGGCCACTTCCTGGACTGGGCCTGGTTGGCCTTGTGTTGCGCGCCGTCCGccctgcttctgctgctgctcgcCTGTTGCCTCTTGGTGGAGTCACCCCGGTGGCTGCTCTATCGCCACCGGCGACAGCGGGCCTTGGCAGCCTTGCTGAGCGTGCGCTCGCCAGGATACGAG GCTGAGACGGAGGTTGAGTTCGAGGCGATCTCCGCCATCTTCCCCATCTACAATACGCCGCCGGCGCACTACTTGCTGGCCGTGCTCGTCATGGGAGTGCAGCAGCTTAGCGGCACCAACTGCATCTTGCTGTCTACTACAGACCTGGCACCCCGACAGGAGTCCATGGACAGCCTGGTCATACTGGTGCTCATTCAG TGTTTGGCGGCATCTACGGCGGTGCCATTCCTGGACGTGGCAGGTCGACGCAAGTTGCTCGTATTCTCCGTGATCGTGTGTTCAGGAAGCCTCGTCACGTTGGGCGTGGTGTACAACAATTCATTCCCGACAGCGAAAAGTGGAAGCGAAATAATCACGGCGGACCCATCAGCATTGGTGGCACCCCTTGCCACTGCTTCTACAGTATACGAGTCAAGTCCGATGACGTTTGCCATCCAG GCTGTCTTCGTGGCTGGCTATTCGGCCGGTCTGGGACCGGTGCCGTGGATCCTTGCGGCCGAACTGACTCCGTTGCGTGGCTCCGGCATGGAGCTGGGCAGCGTGTGCGCTACCAACTGGGCTGCCTTAGTCGTGTCGGCCAACTTCTTCTCCACATCAGGCACAATGCAGCGGCTGGCCATCACGCTGTGGGTTTACAGTGGTCTGACTGTCACCAGCGGTCTCCTCTTCTTGACCCTGCTGCCGGAGACTGCACGAGCGTCCATCGAGGACGTACTGCTCATAGGACAAAAAGTTCAG caccaccaccaccaccacaagggCACAAGGCCAGGTTCGGACGCCAAAGCACCGCCTTCCGAAGCACATGAGCAGGCTACCGCCTCGAAGCGAGACGTCGTGCCTACTGCTCATGCCGTACAGCAGCCGGTCGCCGCCGTCACAGCACCGTCGGGGCATCCGAGCAGAGCACCTTCGGCCGAGAAGCAACGGCCACGCCAGCCGGTGGCGACCGGCGCTTCGTCTGTCGCGTCACGGCGTTCAACGGCGTCCAAGTCGAGCGTCGCCTCCAAGCACGCCGCTTCAAGCGTCGGTTCACAGAAATCACAGCAGTGA